Proteins from one Corticium candelabrum chromosome 4, ooCorCand1.1, whole genome shotgun sequence genomic window:
- the LOC134178862 gene encoding uncharacterized protein LOC134178862 produces the protein MFAAVLSLAVLVISTTPGASTMQYPSGIQMVLQTSNALKSAVQQKSNPKRSSNQVYLQRSGRSVETKRHDDYSPYTSNPYDAGPIDMCSYPQVDVCNFPDGYTVPEYVARDATRFEDIFKNLNELLREEESWTCAKSMMNLACNHAVAPRCVSNTTVRYLGNFMEDCRKATQDCSMLLEEMPNFCDMQSRTLMNGGEFSLTKCRVPLVSGCTNSLPSPDWHVAFVERLTSNFPLSITASKLNLNQTCKSNFMRLACTAPTCGSNNRLTGYKSSTECSDVMNCISDPEVKQVLDQILSCDAADNFSKPSACAGKTRSCRSVTKDITTVNNY, from the exons ATGTTTGCAGCTGTGCTGTCTCTCGCCGTCTTGGTCATATCTACAACGCCAGGAGCGTCGACAATGCAGTATCCAAGCGGCATTCAGATGGTTCTACAGACGAGCAACGCTTTGAAGAGCGCCGTTCAGCAGAAATCCAACCCTAAACGTTCTTCTAATCAAGTCTACCTACAAAGAAGCGGTCGCAGCGTTGAGACCAAACGTCATGATGACTACAGTCCGTACACCAGCAATCCGTACGATGCCGGTCCTATCGACATGTGCAGCTATCCTCAAGTAGACGTTTGTAACTTTCCTGACGGATACACTGTACCCGAGTACGTCGCTCGAGATGCTACTAGGTTTGAAGACATATTTAAAAATCTCAACGAACTACTTCGAGAGGAGGAGAGTTGGACATGTGCGAAGTCCATGATGAATCTGGCGTGCAACCATGCAGTCGCTCCTCGGTGCgtctccaatacaacagttcGTTACCTTGGAAATTTCATGGAG GATTGTCGAAAAGCTACTCAAGACTGTTCGATGCTATTGGAAGAGATGCCAAACTTTTGTGACATGCAAAGCCGAACACTTATGAACGGAGGAGAGTTCTCTCTAACAAAGTGTCGCGTTCCGCTTGTCTCCGGTTGCACCAATTCTCTTCCGTCTCCTGACTGGCATGTCGCCTTCGTGGAACGTCTAACCTCAAATTTCCCACTCAGCATCACTGCCAGTAAACTGAATCTCAACCAAACGTGCAAAAGCAATTTCATGCGTCTGGCTTGCACAGCACCGACATGCGGGTCCAACAATCGTCTGACGGGCTACAAGAGCTCCACTGAATGTAGTGACGTTATGAATTG CATCAGCGATCCTGAAGTGAAGCAAGTTTTAGATCAGATTCTCTCTTGTGATGCTGCGGACAATTTTAGCAAACCAAGCGCATGCGCTGGAAAGACTCGATCTTGCCGTTCTGTTACCA AAGACATCACTACggtcaataattattga